GGCCATTTGAAGATCTCTCGTGGAGTCACTCCATCGCCTTGAAACTTCTTGGCATCCGTGATCTGTATAGTATCTGGATTCGTGATCACTGGACCTACCGGATTACCTGTTTCAGGATCCAAGGTCCGCTTCTTCCAGAACTTGATATCACATGCCGCTGCGTCTTGATCCGAATATCGGATGAAGGGACTTAGCTTGTACCATTTGAGTTGAACGCGGTCTTTGACCCCATTCACAGGATCGAAGGACTTGGTCAGATCGACCGGAGGGCTATCGTAGACTTGACAATTATCGAAGCCTTGTTGAAAGCCTTCTGTGACCAAGAGATTTCCATTGCTCTTGGTCAATACGGATAGATCACCCATGGTCCATTCTAGACTGAGGTCTCCATTTACTTCGTACCCTCCATTGGTGGAGAGCACTTGTCGTTCTAAAGTCTGGGCCTGTACCATCCCGGTACAGCATATACCCAGCGCAATGAGTAGCTGTTTCATCGGTCCTATTTTGATAGGTTCTCGATACTACTCTGCAGCGCACGTACCAGCTTTTTCAGTTCCTCGATCTCAGCCTGTTGTTCCTGAATAGCTGCGATAGCTATGACTCCGAATCCGCTATAGTCCATCGTGTGGAGTCCTTTGTTTCGCTCGTTCGTTGCCACGTAGACTAATTCTGGGAAAATCTCCTTCACATCCTGAGCGATGAATCCAAGAGATTCTCTATTGCTTGGGTTATTGTCTTTGTACTGATAGCGCGAAGCCTCAAGTAGCATGACCTTATCGAGGATGGATTCGACAGGTCGGATGTTCGTTTTCATACTCCTATCTGATATAGACGTGTAAGCGCCAGTCGTGCCGCTGAAACTTCCTCTGTTCGTGCCATTGGCATATAACAATAGATTACCACTACTAGATGAATATATCTCCCAGTCATCATCAGAAGATGCGTTGTTTATATCCAGACCGAAGGAACTATGTTCTACTTTGAGCATATATAATCCAGGAGAGCCAGCGTCAACACCTATGGCTAGTCCATCCGTCTTCATTTCGATTTCAGCGGTACCTTGACCTGATGGAGTGTCTGCTCTGATCCTGGCTCTTCCAAATGCATCTCCTGCATCAAGATTTAATTGATAAGAGTCATTACCTATTTCGATACCACCTCCTAATTCACCGTTTCCTCCTACGGTCATTGCTGGAACAGCCCATCCAGAACCGAAATTGGAGCCGATGACCAGTTCTTCATCTGGATTGGTATTTGAGCCAATACCTACATGTCCGTTTTGCTTGAAAACAACTCGGGTGTTAGCGGTGGAAGTTCCACTGACCTTTGACCGGAATTGAATATCCTGACCACCACTCAGCGTACCTATTCTCCATTGATTCCCATTATTGGGATATCCGATGATCATATTTCCAAAATTGGACTGAACAAAAAGATTTCCGACTACGTGAGCCTTCTCTTCAGGGTTGATTGTGCCGATACCGACATTTCCAGAACTGCGATATGCGTTGCTCCCACTGGTCGACCATATGGAAGGTAGAATGACAGAATTTCCCCCCGCAATACTCAATTGCTGACCAGAAATGCTGAGGGTCTGGTTGTCATCATCGAATTCAGCAAAGAGTGCCCTATTGGCCATAGGTACTGAGCCCAATTGCTGTACTCCTAGATTCACCCAACCCGAACCCCTATCCAAGTCGACTTCTAAGAATAGAATGGAAGTGGCAAAACCCAAAGACAGGATATCGCCTGAAATAGGGGATCCATCACCAACCACCGCAGAGAATGAGCCATAGGCATTTGTTGTCACTATATGACTTTCTCGATACTCGATGGGTCCTACTGCACTATTCTGGCGAATGGTGAATCGGACAGCGAATGTTTCATCAGTAAGTAATTCTCCAGCATCACGGACAACTGCTTGATAATTGAACCGCTGGAATTCTGGCGCTTGTGCGAATAATGTGCTGCTCATTATGAGAAGCATCATCAGTTGAATAGTTTTTTTCATGATCGTACGTATTGGATTCCAAGCAGAAAGAAGAAACCTGTGTTCCTTAAAAGCTGGGAATGATTGGTTTATACAGATCGAATATGGATAGCGATCTGCAGGCACACAAAAAGATCCAGTATTCGGTGTTCCTGATCGAGAATTCGGTCGATACAGCTTCCCGAATCCTATTTTTGGGTTCCTTGGAGGCAACGAAAAATAAGCAGGCCCAACGGCTCTATCTATTCCTGGCAGCGATCTTCATCGCAAGTCTGGTCGCCTGCAATCTCATCTTTCAGAAGTTCTTCTCCTGGCAACCTTTCACGGCCTTTGGTTGGGACTACAGTTTTGAGATCAGTGTAGGCTTGATCCCCTATCCCATCACCTTCTTGGTGACCGATCTTATCTCCGAGTTATATGGTCGCAAGAAAGCCAATAGAGTAGTGATGTCGGGCGTGATCGCATCGGTGTTCGTCTTAGGTATAGTGGCTGTGGCCGATCTGGTCTCGGCCACTCCGTGGTCACCGGTCGATGATCGTACCTTCTCCTCGGTATTCGGATTGACAGGTGTAGCTGTCTTCGCCTCTATGATGGCCTATCTCATCGCTCAATTCATCGACATCCGCATCTTCCATTTCTGGAAGCGACTCACCCACGGCAAAAAACTCTGGTTGAGGAACAACTTCTCCACCATCCCCAGTCAATTCATCGATACCATGGTGGTACTCGGATTGCTCTGTTATTTCGAGGCCATAGCTTGGGACCGCTTCTGGATACTTTTCGTCAATGGATTTGCCTACAAGGTACTGGTCGCGCTTTTCGATACGCCTTTGTTCTATCTCACTGCTGGCTGGGCCAGACGCTATTTCCAGTTGGGCTTGGAAGATGAATTGGATGTATAAGAATCCAAGCTAGTTTTCAATTCCTCTCAATCCTAGTACAATGTTCAAGCTACTTTTGCCTTTCTTATTGCTATGCACATGAAACATTGGCTTGTACTCGTACTCTTCCACCTCTGCCTTTCACCTCTGATATCGCAGATACTGGATCCGGTGCAGTGGACCTTCGAGGTAGAAGCACTGGAGGATGGTACGTATCGCTTGCAGTATATCGCTGAGATGGATGAGCACTGGCATCTATATTCGCAGCATTTGGATACCACCAAGATCGGTCCGGTACCCACCTCTTTCGACCATGATGAGGTAGAAGGTATCACCTTCTTGGGACCAGTAGAAGAACCGGAACCCATTGTGGACTATGATCCCAACTTCGAGATGGATATTCCCTTTTTCGAAGAACGGGTGGTATTCACACAATCGGTCGAACTGGATGGAGTGGAGGGTGCTGTGCTCACCGGTATGGTCAATTACATGACCTGCGATGACAGCAAATGCATTTTCCCTGAACCTGCACCCTATAGCTTCACCCTCGGAGAAGGAGCCACCGGGGATGGTCAGTCTGCATCGGGCATCCTCGAACCCGTGGATTGGACCTTCTCTGCTGCCCCTGTAGAGGGCTCGGACAGTCAATACGACATAACCCTCAGAGCTGAGATCGATGAGCATTGGCATCTCTATTCACAGAATTTGGAGAGCGACTTCGGACCGGTGCCTACCACCTTCACCTTTGCAGATAGTTCCGGAGGCTTCACCCTGATAGGAGAGACCCAGGAAGGAGAACCCCTGGTGAGCTACGATCCCAATTTCGATATGGATCTCAGCTATTTCGAAGGCACGGCTGATTTCGTGCAGCGCATAGAGATGGATGAAAGCAATTCCGGATTTGTAGAGGGTATGCTCACCTTCATGGTCTGTGACGATAGCAAATGTCTCCCTCCAGAAGACATCCCTTTCAAGATAGACCTCAAGACCGGAAAGGCCGTTGACCTCAGCGGAGCTACAGGCAGCATCACCAATGACCCCGCCTTGGAAGGCCGATTCCAACTGGCCAATGTGGATCTGGAGAATCCGATCATAGAGTGCGGAGAGGCCCAACAGACGGAGACCAATCTCTGGAACATCTTTTTCCTTGGATTCCTAGGCGGATTGGTAGCTCTCCTTACCCCATGTGTCTTCCCGATGATACCGCTCACGGTGTCCTTCTTCACCAAGGGCAGTGAGGATCGGGCAAAAGGCATACGCAGAGCCTTTCTCTATGGCTTCTTCATTTTTGCCATCTATCTATTGCTCAGTCTTCCCTTCCACCTGCTGGATGGGATCAATCCCGATATCCTCAATAGCATCTCGACCAATATCTGGTTGAACCTGGTCTTCTTTGTGGTCTTCATCGTTTTCGCGATCTCCTTCTTCGGCTACTTCGAGATCACACTTCCCAGCTCATTCACCAATAAGATGGATGATAAGGCAAGTAGCATTGGAGGTCTAATCGGGATCTTCTTCATGGCCTTGACCTTGGC
The Flavobacteriales bacterium DNA segment above includes these coding regions:
- a CDS encoding tail fiber domain-containing protein; translated protein: MMLLIMSSTLFAQAPEFQRFNYQAVVRDAGELLTDETFAVRFTIRQNSAVGPIEYRESHIVTTNAYGSFSAVVGDGSPISGDILSLGFATSILFLEVDLDRGSGWVNLGVQQLGSVPMANRALFAEFDDDNQTLSISGQQLSIAGGNSVILPSIWSTSGSNAYRSSGNVGIGTINPEEKAHVVGNLFVQSNFGNMIIGYPNNGNQWRIGTLSGGQDIQFRSKVSGTSTANTRVVFKQNGHVGIGSNTNPDEELVIGSNFGSGWAVPAMTVGGNGELGGGIEIGNDSYQLNLDAGDAFGRARIRADTPSGQGTAEIEMKTDGLAIGVDAGSPGLYMLKVEHSSFGLDINNASSDDDWEIYSSSSGNLLLYANGTNRGSFSGTTGAYTSISDRSMKTNIRPVESILDKVMLLEASRYQYKDNNPSNRESLGFIAQDVKEIFPELVYVATNERNKGLHTMDYSGFGVIAIAAIQEQQAEIEELKKLVRALQSSIENLSK
- a CDS encoding queuosine precursor transporter, with product MDSDLQAHKKIQYSVFLIENSVDTASRILFLGSLEATKNKQAQRLYLFLAAIFIASLVACNLIFQKFFSWQPFTAFGWDYSFEISVGLIPYPITFLVTDLISELYGRKKANRVVMSGVIASVFVLGIVAVADLVSATPWSPVDDRTFSSVFGLTGVAVFASMMAYLIAQFIDIRIFHFWKRLTHGKKLWLRNNFSTIPSQFIDTMVVLGLLCYFEAIAWDRFWILFVNGFAYKVLVALFDTPLFYLTAGWARRYFQLGLEDELDV